In the genome of Dermacentor silvarum isolate Dsil-2018 chromosome 1, BIME_Dsil_1.4, whole genome shotgun sequence, one region contains:
- the LOC125942168 gene encoding uncharacterized protein LOC125942168 isoform X2 codes for MDASTGQDSINRGTQQMTPRARYALALLPVLRINWIVMQQKLTAVKLAFSSRRPLNCSRIERTLDQASYLIDDVKHAMSVLQQEVGDLAARNSALRRENALLLERLIRTRQEARTVGSHSRMSAPVFDEVGLAPDASSGSATTGSFQGTAIQDATAPTGPPDVFTPESSSTSQGSGESVEPHD; via the coding sequence GCCAGGATTCCATCAACCGGGGAACGCAGCAGATGACTCCCAGGGCACGGTATGCGCTGGCTCTGCTGCCGGTGCTCAGAATCAACTGGATCGTCATGCAACAGAAGCTGACTGCCGTGAAGCTGGCTTTCTCCTCCAGAAGGCCCCTTAACTGCTCGCGGATTGAGCGCACATTGGACCAAGCTTCATACCTGATCGACGACGTCAAGCACGCCATGAGCGTGCTCCAGCAGGAGGTGGGTGACCTAGCAGCCAGGAACAGCGCCCTGAGACGCGAGAACGCGCTGCTCTTAGAAAGACTGATCCGTACGCGCCAGGAGGCCCGCACGGTGGGAAGCCATTCCAGAATGTCCGCCCCAGTGTTCGACGAGGTCGGCTTGGCTCCAGATGCAAGCTCGGGTTCAGCAACCACGGGTTCTTTTCAAGGAACTGCCATCCAAGACGCCACCGCACCCACTGGGCCACCAGACGTGTTCACGCCAGAGTCTTCTTCCACTTCTCAGGGCTCTGGTGAGAGTGTTGAACCCCATGACTAG